Proteins from a genomic interval of Oncorhynchus clarkii lewisi isolate Uvic-CL-2024 chromosome 13, UVic_Ocla_1.0, whole genome shotgun sequence:
- the LOC139365001 gene encoding claudin-4-like — translation MGSAGVQIVCVALGVLGLIGGIVCCAIPRWKVSSFTGQNIVTAQETEEGLWMTCVVQSTGQQQCKSYESLLILPSDLQAARAMTIISCMVTSLAILILFAGADFTTCVENEDIKPKISLVAGIALLVSGLLLIIPVSWSAHNVISNFYNPLVAQKMELGTCIFIGWAAGVLLILAGGLLMCFSRAKSGSSGGTAKYYGNSASAPAANKNYV, via the exons atGGGATCTGCTGGGGTACAGATTGTATGTGTGGCCCTTGGGGTCCTGGGCCTGATCGGAGGCATTGTGTGCTGTGCCATCCCTAGATGGAAAGTGTCATCATTTACAGGACAGAACATCGTAACGGCACAG gaaACTGAAGAGGGCCTGTGGATGACCTGTGTGGTGCAGAGTACGGGCCAGCAGCAGTGTAAGAGCTATGAGTCCCTGCTGATCCTGCCATCTGACCTGCAGGCGGCCCGCGCCATGACCATCATCAGCTgcatggtcacctccctggccatCCTCATCTTGTTCGCCGGCGCCGACTTCACCACCTGCGTGGAGAATGAGGACATCAAGCCCAAGATCAGCCTTGTGGCTGGGATCGCTCTGTTGGTGTCTggcctcctcctcatcatccctGTCAGCTGGTCCGCCCACAACGTCATCAGCAACTTCTACAACCCCCTTGTGGCCCAGAAGATGGAGCTGGGAACCTGTATCTTTATTGGCTGGGCTGCTGGGGTGCTGTTGATTCTGGCCGGAGGCCTGCTCATGTGTTTCAGCAGAGCCAAATCTGGCAGCTCGGGAGGAACCGCCAAGTACTACGGCAACAGCGCTTCAGCCCCCGCTGCCAACAAGAACTACGTCTAG